One genomic segment of Ricinus communis isolate WT05 ecotype wild-type chromosome 5, ASM1957865v1, whole genome shotgun sequence includes these proteins:
- the LOC8275146 gene encoding CBL-interacting serine/threonine-protein kinase 12 has translation MATKNQNSTNQTLLLGRYEIGKLLGHGTFAKVYHARNVKTNESVAIKVIDKEKILKGGLIAHIKREISILRRVRHPNIVQLFEVMATKAKIYFVMEYVRGGELFNKVAKGRLKEEVARKYFQQLISAVAFCHARGVFHRDLKPENLLLDENGDLKVSDFGLSAVSDQIRQDGLFHTFCGTPAYVAPEVLARKGYDAAKVDIWSCGVILFVLMAGYLPFHDQNVMVMYKKIYKGEFRCPRWFSQELIRLLSKLLDTNPETRITIPVIMDNKWFKKGFKHIKFYIEDDKVFSFEDDVQGQQQQDDAGSSSDQSQSESESEWETRRRINTSLPRPASLNAFDIISFSPGFDLSGLFEEGGEGARFVSGAPVSKIISKLEEIAKVVSFAVRKKDCRVSLEGSREGVRGPLTIAAEIFELTPKLVVVEVKKKGGDKGEYEEFCNNELKPGLQKLMQEESEAAIAASSHVTVDSSHVIVDSSHVLVDSSHISLDSSQLSTEPLAIDPAHLPSDTE, from the coding sequence ATGGCTACCAAGAATCAGAACAGCACAAATCAAACTCTTCTTTTAGGCCGTTACGAGATCGGCAAACTTCTCGGGCATGGGACTTTTGCAAAAGTTTATCACGCCCGTAATGTCAAAACAAATGAAAGTGTAGCAATCAAAGTTATTGACAAAGAAAAGATTCTTAAAGGCGGTTTAATCGCTCACATCAAACGTGAAATCTCAATTCTTCGCCGTGTTAGACACCCAAATATAGTTCAACTTTTTGAGGTTATGGCAACAAAAGCAAAGATCTATTTTGTTATGGAATATGTTCGTGGTGGTGAATTGTTCAATAAAGTTGCAAAAGGCAGATTAAAAGAAGAAGTCGCGAGAAAATATTTTCAGCAATTAATATCTGCGGTTGCTTTCTGTCATGCTAGAGGTGTGTTTCATCGTGATCTTAAACCTGAAAATTTGCTTCTTGATGAGAATGGTGATTTAAAAGTTTCTGATTTTGGACTTAGTGCTGTCTCTGATCAGATTAGACAAGATGGTTTGTTTCATACTTTTTGTGGTACTCCTGCATATGTTGCCCCTGAAGTTCTTGCAAGAAAAGGGTATGATGCTGCTAAAGTTGATATTTGGTcttgtggggttattttgtttgttttaatgGCTGGTTATTTGCCTTTTCATGATCAGAATGTTATGGTTATgtataaaaagatatacaaGGGTGAGTTTAGATGTCCTAGATGGTTTTCGCAGGAGCTTATTAGGCTTTTATCAAAGCTTCTCGATACAAACCCTGAAACTAGGATTACTATCCCTGTGATTATGGATAATAAGTGGTTTAAAAAAGGGtttaagcatattaaattttatattgagGATGATAAAGTCTTTAGCTTTGAGGATGATGTACAAGGACAACAACAGCAAGATGATGCTGGTTCTTCTTCTGATCAATCTCAGTCTGAATCAGAATCTGAATGGGAAACTAGGAGAAGGATTAACACATCATTGCCTAGACCTGCTAGTTTAAACGCCTTTGATATTATATCTTTCTCACCTGGGTTTGATTTGTCTGGGTTGTTTGAGGAAGGTGGAGAAGGAGCTAGATTTGTTTCAGGTGCTCCTGTATCTAAGATCATTTCCAAATTGGAGGAAATTGCTAAAGTTGTAAGCTTTGCAGTGAGGAAAAAGGATTGTAGAGTCAGTTTGGAAGGGTCTAGGGAAGGTGTGAGGGGTCCATTGACAATTGCAGCTGAGATATTCGAGTTAACACCGAAattggtggtggtggaggttAAGAAGAAAGGAGGTGATAAAGGGGAGTACGAGGAGTTCTGTAACAACGAATTAAAACCTGGATTGCAAAAATTGATGCAGGAAGAATCTGAAGCTGCTATTGCTGCTTCTTCGCATGTAACAGTGGATTCTTCACATGTAATAGTGGATTCTTCACATGTATTAGTGGATTCTTCACATATATCGCTTGATTCCTCACAGCTATCTACTGAACCTTTAGCAATCGATCCTGCACATTTACCATCAGATACtgaatag
- the LOC8267219 gene encoding CBL-interacting serine/threonine-protein kinase 20 yields MEKKGAILMNRYELGRLLGKGTFAKVYHARNLQSNQSVAIKIIDKEKVLKSGLIDQIKREISVMRLVRHPNIVQLYEVMASKTKIYFAMEYVKGGELFNKVAKGKLKEDVARKYFQQLIGAVEFCHSRGVYHRDIKPENLLLDENGDLKISDFGLSALHESRKQDGLLHTTCGTPAYVAPEIINKKGYDGAKADIWSCGVVLFVLLAGYLPFCDSNLMELYKKIIRGEFRCPNWFHPEARKLVSRILDPHPSTRITMARIMNNCWFKKGYKQIETPPSPQGKARNTLLKDVHAAFDSSSSDNESINLQKEVASDDHTITRSPLRPTNYNAFDIISLSKGFDLSGLFEKDSNQRSEARFTSTKPASTIVSKFQEIAMTESFSFNKKDGKVKLQGYKEGRKGQLGIDAEIFEVTPSFFVVEMKKTSGDTWEYKDFYDQELKPSLKDIVWAWQGSTEQQQQA; encoded by the coding sequence ATGGAGAAGAAAGGGGCTATATTAATGAATAGGTACGAGCTTGGTCGATTGCTTGGAAAAGGGACTTTCGCCAAGGTATACCATGCGCGAAATCTCCAATCTAACCAAAGCGTTGCCAtcaaaattattgataaaGAGAAGGTCCTAAAGAGTGGTTTGATAGATCAAATCAAGAGAGAAATATCTGTCATGCGTCTTGTCAGACATCCTAACATTGTTCAACTTTATGAGGTCATGGCAAGCAAGACCAAGATCTATTTTGCCATGGAGTATGTAAAGGGTGGAGAGCTTTTCAATAAGGTCGCCAAAGGAAAGCTTAAAGAAGATGTTGCAAGAAAGTATTTTCAGCAATTGATTGGAGCGGTTGAATTTTGCCACAGTCGCGGTGTTTATCATCGCGATATCAAGCCTGAAAATCTTCTTCTTGATGAAAATGGTGATTTGAAGATTTCGGATTTCGGGTTGAGTGCTTTGCATGAGTCGAGAAAGCAAGATGGTCTTCTTCATACAACCTGCGGAACTCCTGCTTATGTTGCTCCTGAAATCATTAACAAGAAAGGGTATGATGGTGCTAAAGCTGATATATGGTCCTGTGGAGTTGTTCTATTTGTTCTTTTAGCAGGTTATCTTCCATTCTGTGATTCAAATTTGATGGAATTATACAAAAAGATAATCAGAGGAGAATTCAGGTGTCCCAATTGGTTCCATCCCGAGGCAAGAAAGCTTGTTTCAAGAATTCTTGATCCACATCCTAGTACAAGAATTACAATGGCTAGGATAATGAACAATTGTTGGTTCAAGAAGGGGTATAAACAAATTGAAACACCACCTTCACCGCAAGGAAAAGCAAGAAACACCTTGCTCAAAGATGTCCACGCCGCTTTCGATTCATCATCATCAGATAACGAAAGCATTAATTTGCAGAAAGAAGTAGCGTCGGATGATCATACAATTACAAGAAGTCCTCTTAGGCCAACTAATTACAATGCCTTTGATATAATATCTCTCTCAAAAGGATTTGATCTATCAGGATTATTTGAGAAAGATAGTAATCAAAGGTCAGAGGCAAGATTTACTTCTACAAAACCAGCATCTACAATCGTGTCGAAATTCCAGGAGATAGCAATGACGGAGAGCTTCAGTTTTAACAAGAAAGATGGGAAAGTGAAGTTGCAAGGTTataaagaaggaagaaaaggGCAACTTGGTATAGATGctgaaatatttgaagtaaCGCCATCTTTTTTTGTTGTCGAGATGAAGAAAACTTCAGGAGATACATGGGAGTATAAGGATTTCTATGACCAGGAACTAAAGCCTTCTCTTAAAGATATAGTTTGGGCATGGCAGGGTAGTACTGAACAGCAGCAACAAGCCTAG